One window of Azospirillaceae bacterium genomic DNA carries:
- a CDS encoding type I secretion system permease/ATPase yields the protein MQHREENPKGEVATGNDRPGAYPMGEALGMNPDAGLDALVALFAVHGLPADKAQLRHEAGRQGALPPMELVRLARRRGLRAKEVASAWGRLAGAILPAIAILADGTSALLVRAAPDRVLLVEPATGRPTVLGRAEFEARWTGRLILATKRLGLGDLGRRFDLGWFLSAMHKYRRLLGEVLVASLFLQIFALVSPLFFQVVVDKVLVHRGISTLDVLVIGLVAVSCFESLLNVLRTHVFSHTTNRIDVELGARLFRHLMGLPLAYFANRRVGDSVARVRELENIRTFLTGSALTSVVDLVFTAVFIGVMLIYSPLLTLVVVVSLPLYALISAGVGPLFRRRLEEKFRRGSENQAFLVEAVGGAETIKAMAVEPQLQRRWENQLAEYVHAAFRVTSLGNVASQSIQLISKLVTAAILYFGAGAVMAGRMTVGELVAFNMLAGRVSQPVLRLAQVWQDFHQARLSVERLGDILNTPTEPQATAGQTALPGIKGEVVFEHVRFRYRPDTAAMLEDLSLTVAAGQSIGIVGPSGSGKSTLTKLLQRLYVPEAGRVLVDGVDIAQIDASWLRRQVGVVLQENVLLAGTIRENIALADPAMPLERVMRAARLAGAHDFILAMPQGYDTVVGERGASLSGGQRQRVAIARALVADPRILIFDEATSALDYESERVVQENLADMCRGRTVFIVAHRLSAVRHCDRIVTLEKGRLVEAGSHEELIHAGGRYAMLHRLQGGLHGVG from the coding sequence ATGCAGCATAGAGAAGAAAATCCGAAGGGCGAGGTGGCGACGGGCAACGATAGGCCCGGTGCTTATCCCATGGGCGAGGCGCTGGGTATGAACCCGGACGCCGGCCTGGATGCGCTTGTCGCCCTTTTCGCTGTCCATGGCCTGCCCGCCGACAAGGCGCAATTGCGGCATGAGGCGGGACGGCAGGGTGCCTTGCCGCCCATGGAACTGGTGCGCCTCGCCCGGCGCCGGGGCCTGCGCGCCAAAGAGGTGGCGTCGGCGTGGGGGCGGCTGGCCGGTGCCATTCTGCCCGCCATCGCCATTCTGGCGGATGGCACCTCCGCTTTGCTGGTCAGGGCGGCACCCGACCGCGTCTTGCTGGTGGAGCCCGCCACCGGCCGGCCGACCGTCCTTGGGCGGGCTGAATTCGAGGCGCGGTGGACCGGCCGTCTGATCCTGGCCACCAAGCGCCTGGGCCTTGGCGATTTGGGGCGCCGGTTCGACCTGGGCTGGTTCCTGTCCGCCATGCACAAGTACCGCCGCCTGTTGGGCGAGGTGCTGGTGGCGTCGCTGTTCCTGCAGATCTTCGCGTTGGTGTCGCCCTTGTTCTTCCAGGTGGTGGTGGACAAGGTGCTGGTGCACCGGGGCATCAGCACCCTGGACGTGCTGGTGATCGGCCTGGTGGCGGTCTCCTGCTTCGAAAGTCTGCTCAACGTCCTGCGGACGCATGTTTTTTCCCACACCACCAACCGCATTGATGTGGAATTGGGCGCGCGGCTGTTCCGCCACCTCATGGGCCTGCCGCTGGCCTATTTTGCCAACCGCCGCGTGGGCGACAGCGTGGCGCGGGTGCGGGAGTTGGAGAACATCCGCACCTTCCTGACGGGATCGGCCCTGACCTCCGTGGTCGACCTGGTGTTCACCGCCGTCTTCATCGGCGTCATGCTGATCTATTCGCCGCTGCTGACCCTGGTGGTGGTGGTGTCGCTGCCGCTCTACGCCCTGATCAGCGCCGGCGTCGGCCCCCTGTTCCGGCGGCGACTGGAGGAGAAGTTCCGCCGCGGCTCGGAAAACCAGGCTTTCCTGGTGGAGGCGGTGGGCGGTGCGGAAACCATAAAGGCCATGGCCGTGGAACCACAGCTTCAGCGGCGGTGGGAAAACCAGTTGGCCGAGTATGTCCATGCCGCCTTCCGCGTCACCAGCCTGGGCAACGTCGCCAGCCAGTCCATTCAGCTGATCTCCAAGCTGGTGACCGCCGCCATCCTCTACTTCGGCGCCGGCGCGGTCATGGCCGGCCGCATGACGGTGGGGGAGCTGGTGGCCTTCAACATGCTGGCGGGGCGCGTCAGCCAGCCGGTGTTGCGCCTGGCCCAGGTCTGGCAGGATTTCCATCAGGCGCGCCTGTCGGTGGAGCGCCTGGGCGATATCCTGAACACCCCGACCGAGCCCCAGGCCACCGCCGGCCAGACGGCGCTGCCGGGCATCAAGGGGGAGGTGGTGTTCGAGCATGTGCGCTTCCGCTATCGCCCCGACACGGCCGCGATGCTGGAGGATTTGAGCCTGACCGTGGCGGCGGGACAGAGCATCGGCATTGTCGGTCCCTCCGGTTCGGGCAAAAGCACGCTGACCAAGCTGCTGCAACGCCTTTACGTGCCCGAGGCCGGCCGCGTGCTGGTGGATGGGGTCGACATCGCGCAAATCGACGCCTCCTGGCTGCGCCGGCAGGTCGGCGTGGTGTTGCAGGAGAACGTGCTGCTGGCCGGCACCATCCGTGAGAACATTGCCCTGGCCGATCCGGCCATGCCGCTGGAGCGCGTGATGCGGGCGGCGCGGCTGGCCGGCGCGCACGATTTCATCCTGGCCATGCCCCAGGGTTATGACACCGTGGTGGGGGAGCGCGGCGCCAGCCTGTCGGGGGGGCAGCGCCAGCGGGTGGCCATCGCCCGCGCCCTGGTGGCCGACCCGCGCATCCTGATTTTCGATGAGGCGACCAGCGCGCTTGATTACGAGAGCGAGCGCGTGGTGCAGGAGAACCTGGCCGACATGTGCCGTGGCCGCACCGTGTTCATCGTGGCGCACCGCCTGTCGGCCGTGCGCCACTGCGACCGCATCGTCACGCTGGAGAAGGGGCGCCTGGTGGAAGCCGGCAGCCATGAGGAACTGATCCATGCCGGCGGACGCTATGCCATGCTTCATCGCTTGCAGGGGGGGCTCCATGGCGTGGGCTGA
- a CDS encoding acetolactate synthase large subunit has translation MNGAESLVSTLVDEGVDICFANPGTSEMHFLAALENPRMRSVLCLFEGVATGAADGWYRMRRMPAATLLHLGPGLANGLANIHNAKRAGSGMVNVIGEHATAHLKYDAPLASDIEGLARPLSHWVRRTASSNTLAGDAVTAVEQASARPGKIATLILPGDTSWGDVTVPAGSFARSGVAKPGVPDAATIARIADVLRSGEPAFIILAGNATFGPALEWAGRIKARTGVRIGTQFFTSRIERGAGRVPLERLPYAVPQAVEFLRGFKHIITVETGEPVAFFSYPGKPSLLKQPETLVHRLAAADEDSALAMEMLAEAVGARGVGPALQAREDKGVPTGALNPLSIAHALASAMPENAILVDESLTTGRETMGHTAGAVAHDTIQNMGGSIGYGTPVATGAALACPDRRVVCMVGDGSAMYTIQSLWTQAREQLNVTTIIFANNSYQILKAEFANMGFGAPGPQALAMIDIDRPSIDWLAMGKSMGVPSVSVATAEDFYHAMKKCNAEPGPSLIEVRL, from the coding sequence ATGAACGGCGCGGAAAGTCTGGTCAGCACGCTGGTGGATGAGGGGGTAGACATCTGTTTCGCCAACCCCGGCACCTCGGAAATGCACTTCCTGGCGGCGCTGGAAAACCCGCGCATGCGCAGCGTGCTGTGCCTGTTCGAAGGGGTGGCGACGGGGGCCGCCGACGGCTGGTATCGCATGCGGCGCATGCCGGCCGCCACCCTGCTGCACTTGGGCCCCGGCCTCGCCAACGGCCTGGCCAACATCCACAACGCCAAACGCGCCGGCAGCGGCATGGTCAACGTCATTGGTGAGCATGCCACGGCCCACCTGAAATACGACGCGCCACTGGCCTCGGACATCGAGGGGTTGGCCCGGCCCTTGAGCCACTGGGTGCGCCGCACGGCGTCATCCAACACTCTGGCCGGCGATGCCGTCACGGCGGTGGAACAGGCCAGCGCCCGGCCGGGCAAGATCGCCACCCTGATCCTGCCGGGCGACACCTCCTGGGGTGATGTGACGGTGCCGGCCGGCAGCTTCGCGCGCAGCGGTGTCGCCAAGCCGGGTGTGCCGGATGCCGCGACCATCGCCCGCATCGCCGACGTGCTGCGCTCCGGTGAGCCCGCCTTCATCATCCTGGCTGGCAACGCCACCTTCGGCCCGGCGCTGGAATGGGCGGGGCGCATCAAAGCCAGGACCGGCGTGCGCATCGGCACCCAGTTCTTCACCAGCCGCATCGAGCGCGGGGCCGGGCGCGTGCCGCTGGAACGGCTGCCCTACGCGGTGCCGCAGGCGGTGGAGTTCCTGCGCGGTTTCAAGCACATCATCACGGTGGAGACGGGCGAACCGGTGGCCTTCTTCAGCTATCCGGGCAAGCCCAGCCTGCTGAAGCAGCCGGAAACCCTGGTCCACCGCCTGGCCGCGGCGGATGAGGACAGCGCGCTGGCCATGGAAATGCTGGCCGAGGCTGTGGGCGCGCGGGGTGTCGGACCCGCCCTCCAGGCCCGGGAGGACAAGGGTGTGCCCACCGGCGCCCTCAACCCCCTGTCCATCGCCCACGCCCTGGCCTCCGCCATGCCGGAAAACGCCATCCTGGTGGATGAAAGCCTGACCACGGGGCGGGAGACCATGGGCCACACGGCCGGGGCCGTGGCCCACGACACCATCCAGAACATGGGCGGCTCCATCGGCTATGGCACGCCGGTGGCGACCGGGGCGGCGCTGGCCTGCCCGGACCGGCGGGTGGTCTGCATGGTGGGTGACGGCAGTGCCATGTACACCATCCAGTCGCTGTGGACCCAGGCGCGCGAACAGCTGAACGTCACCACCATCATCTTCGCCAACAACTCCTACCAGATCCTGAAGGCGGAGTTCGCGAACATGGGTTTCGGCGCGCCGGGACCCCAGGCGCTGGCCATGATCGACATCGACCGGCCCAGCATCGACTGGCTGGCCATGGGCAAGAGCATGGGCGTGCCGTCGGTCAGCGTGGCCACGGCCGAGGACTTCTACCACGCCATGAAGAAATGCAACGCCGAGCCGGGCCCTTCGCTGATCGAAGTCCGGCTCTGA
- a CDS encoding HlyD family type I secretion periplasmic adaptor subunit, with amino-acid sequence MAWADTIKDLARGPGQGGRRGDERAFLPAALEIMETPASPVGRAVGGTIIAFFSGALVWSCLGHIDIIATAPGRIVPAGRVKVIQPLEAGIVTAINVQDGDHVTAGQPLILLDAKTTTADRDRVAADLTRARLDVARLTALRAGINGQPALAAFIAPDGIAAALVERARAATQAQEAAQRAKVASLDQQIAQKRAEGEEVTVATAKLTASIQLLEQQVEVRRKLMDMEYGNKLSYLEVQQKLVESQHELTAQKQRADEASAARLSLEGQRAQAVSDYGHQVLEDLATASQKMAENSQDLIKADERLGQQTLAAPVSGTVQQLAVHTVGGVVTPAQSLLVLVPDDTPLVVEANVDNKDIGFVHRGQEVEMKVETFTFTRYGLVRGHVLDVSRDAVTPDRDTASAGNGRSRTDDPSSSDTGDRTTSGTPTYLAHIALDRTTLPVDGHDEALTTGMAVTAEIKTGRRRVIDYLLSPLGEYVHDGLKER; translated from the coding sequence ATGGCGTGGGCTGATACGATCAAGGACCTGGCGCGTGGGCCGGGCCAGGGCGGGCGGCGGGGCGATGAACGGGCCTTCCTGCCGGCGGCGCTGGAGATCATGGAGACGCCGGCCTCGCCCGTGGGACGCGCGGTGGGCGGCACCATCATCGCCTTCTTCTCCGGCGCGCTTGTGTGGAGCTGCCTGGGCCATATCGACATCATCGCCACGGCACCCGGCCGCATCGTGCCGGCGGGCCGGGTGAAGGTGATACAGCCGTTGGAGGCGGGCATCGTCACCGCCATCAACGTGCAGGACGGCGACCATGTCACGGCGGGCCAGCCCCTGATCCTGCTGGATGCCAAGACCACCACCGCCGACCGCGACCGCGTGGCGGCGGACCTGACCCGGGCCCGGCTGGACGTGGCGCGCCTGACAGCGCTGCGCGCCGGCATCAACGGTCAACCGGCGCTGGCGGCCTTCATCGCCCCCGACGGTATCGCTGCCGCCCTGGTGGAGCGCGCCCGCGCCGCCACCCAGGCGCAGGAGGCGGCACAGCGCGCCAAGGTGGCCTCGTTGGACCAGCAGATCGCGCAGAAGAGGGCGGAGGGCGAGGAGGTCACGGTCGCCACCGCCAAGCTCACCGCCTCCATCCAGCTGCTGGAACAGCAGGTGGAGGTGCGCCGCAAGCTGATGGACATGGAATACGGCAACAAGCTGAGCTACCTGGAAGTGCAGCAGAAGCTGGTGGAAAGCCAGCATGAGCTGACCGCCCAGAAGCAGCGCGCGGATGAGGCCAGCGCCGCCCGCCTGTCCCTGGAGGGGCAGCGGGCCCAGGCGGTGTCCGACTATGGCCACCAGGTGCTGGAGGATTTGGCGACGGCCAGCCAGAAGATGGCGGAAAACAGCCAGGATTTGATCAAGGCGGATGAGCGGCTGGGCCAGCAGACCCTGGCGGCACCGGTCAGCGGCACGGTGCAGCAGTTGGCGGTGCACACCGTGGGCGGGGTGGTCACGCCGGCGCAGTCGCTGCTGGTGCTGGTGCCGGACGACACGCCGCTGGTGGTGGAGGCCAACGTCGACAACAAGGATATCGGTTTCGTCCACCGCGGGCAGGAGGTGGAGATGAAGGTGGAGACCTTCACCTTCACCCGCTACGGCCTGGTGCGCGGCCATGTGCTGGACGTCAGCCGCGACGCGGTGACGCCGGACCGGGACACCGCGTCCGCCGGCAACGGCCGGTCCCGCACGGACGATCCGTCGTCCTCGGATACCGGCGACCGCACTACATCCGGCACCCCCACCTACCTGGCGCACATCGCCCTGGACCGCACCACACTGCCGGTGGACGGACACGATGAGGCGCTGACCACCGGCATGGCGGTGACGGCGGAAATCAAGACCGGCCGCCGCCGGGTGATCGATTACTTGCTCTCACCGCTGGGTGAGTATGTGCATGATGGACTGAAGGAGAGATGA
- a CDS encoding aldo/keto reductase, with protein sequence MTSRRLLAGRPVRPVGLGCMGMSWGYGPAMRDEDAVRLLHRALDLGYDHVDTAALYGGGRSETLVGRALAHNRDKVLIASKVGLFAQGGGRGIDCRPETIRAGCEASLANLGLDHIDLFYLHRLDPQVPVEESVGAMADLVAAGKIGAIGLSEMSAATLRRAAAVHPIAAMQTEYSPWSRNAEIAVLDATRDLGVAFVAFSPLGRGVLAGRIDDPSRLDRADVRRHMPRFSAENWPANHGLAQDFTALAEVCGVTPAQLALGWLLSRGPHVLAIPGTTSLAHLEENVAAQDWVIPDEVVDRIDWMFDPSAISGPRYPANVQATIDTEEF encoded by the coding sequence GTGACCAGCCGGCGCCTGCTGGCCGGTCGCCCGGTGCGGCCGGTCGGCCTCGGCTGCATGGGCATGAGCTGGGGCTACGGCCCGGCCATGCGGGACGAGGATGCGGTGCGCCTGCTGCACCGCGCCCTGGACCTCGGCTACGACCATGTCGACACGGCCGCGCTCTACGGTGGCGGCCGCAGTGAGACGCTGGTCGGCCGGGCGCTGGCCCACAACCGCGACAAGGTGCTGATCGCCAGCAAGGTGGGGCTGTTCGCCCAAGGCGGCGGGCGTGGTATCGATTGCCGGCCGGAGACCATCCGCGCCGGCTGCGAGGCCTCGCTGGCCAACCTAGGCCTTGACCATATCGACCTGTTCTACCTGCACCGCCTGGACCCCCAGGTGCCGGTCGAGGAGTCGGTGGGTGCTATGGCCGACCTGGTGGCCGCCGGCAAGATCGGCGCCATCGGCCTGTCGGAAATGTCGGCCGCCACCCTGCGGCGGGCGGCCGCCGTGCACCCCATCGCCGCCATGCAGACCGAATATTCCCCCTGGTCGCGCAATGCCGAGATCGCGGTGCTGGACGCCACCCGCGACCTGGGCGTGGCCTTCGTCGCCTTCTCCCCCCTCGGGCGGGGCGTGCTGGCCGGCCGCATCGACGATCCATCGCGCCTGGACCGGGCGGACGTGCGCCGCCACATGCCGCGCTTCTCGGCAGAGAACTGGCCCGCCAACCACGGCCTGGCCCAGGACTTCACGGCGCTGGCGGAGGTATGCGGGGTGACCCCGGCGCAACTGGCACTGGGCTGGCTGCTGTCGCGCGGGCCCCATGTCCTGGCCATCCCCGGCACGACCTCCTTGGCTCATCTGGAAGAAAACGTGGCCGCCCAGGATTGGGTGATCCCGGATGAGGTGGTCGACCGCATTGACTGGATGTTCGACCCATCCGCCATCAGCGGCCCGCGCTATCCGGCGAACGTCCAGGCGACCATCGATACCGAGGAGTTCTAG
- a CDS encoding matrixin family metalloprotease, which yields MEFDSGAQVVVNGSGDTIIEEGNNTAWVYGDNNTLDMAADSGTVAVVFGGGDVANASGDLVNVTDGSNITVNGSGNDVGLVGDDTTVWASGDTFNMLADITGATISGSGDNINVGAGFSGNVTGSGDTVNMDANGDAYVGVYGTDQTVNNDTGSDYVNVAGDGSSVAFTGTGDNFGIVSNDDLVTASGDSIALLSFITGIDIAGSEDTIAAGGNDNISVDGIYDDVYGNASDDVDFVGGNYSGDDAFGGVGEEEGGGYGYGYYGFYGLAGSAAKVKATLGQDIGSIAQRDLASGDQTAAAVAVAGLQQAAAVAALTPTDGTGSAVLEGAKWDSQVVTWAVGSGVDESVVAQAFATWGAATGITFQEVTDPSQANIDVQAADLDTADSGVVGYTTDHTADGAITQATVRVEDTGETALVTDASGQQVYDGTAATLSQTLLHEIGHALGFADTSDQASVMYYALGTGNQTLDATDLSGATTLYGGATNLAQLTQATAAFDTGASTATLVAANDDTQATPLLAANGH from the coding sequence GTGGAATTTGATTCTGGGGCGCAGGTCGTCGTCAACGGTAGTGGCGATACGATTATAGAAGAGGGTAATAACACCGCGTGGGTCTATGGCGACAACAACACGCTGGACATGGCGGCGGACAGCGGCACGGTCGCGGTGGTTTTCGGGGGCGGTGACGTGGCCAACGCGTCGGGCGACCTGGTGAACGTCACCGACGGGTCGAACATCACCGTCAACGGCAGCGGCAACGACGTGGGCCTGGTGGGGGACGACACCACGGTGTGGGCGTCGGGCGACACCTTCAACATGCTGGCTGACATCACCGGTGCCACCATCAGCGGCAGCGGTGACAACATCAATGTCGGTGCCGGGTTCAGCGGCAACGTCACGGGGTCCGGCGACACGGTCAACATGGACGCCAACGGCGACGCCTATGTCGGTGTCTACGGCACCGACCAGACGGTGAACAACGACACCGGCAGCGACTATGTCAACGTGGCGGGTGACGGGTCCAGCGTGGCCTTCACCGGCACCGGTGATAATTTCGGCATCGTCAGCAACGATGATCTGGTCACGGCCTCGGGTGACAGCATCGCCCTGCTATCGTTCATCACCGGCATCGATATCGCTGGCAGCGAGGACACCATCGCCGCTGGCGGCAATGACAACATCAGCGTCGACGGCATTTATGACGACGTGTACGGCAATGCCAGCGACGACGTTGATTTCGTGGGTGGCAACTATTCCGGTGACGATGCGTTCGGCGGCGTAGGAGAAGAAGAGGGCGGTGGCTACGGCTATGGCTATTACGGCTTCTACGGTCTGGCCGGCAGTGCGGCGAAGGTGAAGGCGACGCTGGGCCAGGACATCGGTAGCATCGCCCAGCGGGACCTGGCGTCCGGCGACCAGACGGCGGCGGCGGTGGCCGTGGCCGGCCTGCAGCAGGCGGCGGCCGTCGCCGCGCTGACGCCGACCGACGGCACCGGCTCCGCGGTGCTGGAGGGGGCGAAGTGGGACAGCCAGGTGGTGACCTGGGCCGTGGGTTCCGGCGTGGACGAGAGTGTGGTGGCCCAGGCCTTCGCCACCTGGGGGGCGGCCACCGGCATTACCTTCCAGGAGGTGACGGACCCGTCGCAGGCCAACATCGACGTCCAGGCGGCGGACCTGGACACGGCGGACAGTGGCGTGGTGGGTTACACCACCGATCACACGGCGGACGGGGCCATCACCCAGGCGACGGTGCGGGTGGAGGACACGGGCGAGACGGCGCTGGTGACCGACGCGTCGGGGCAGCAGGTCTATGACGGCACGGCGGCGACGCTGTCGCAGACCCTGCTGCATGAGATCGGCCACGCCCTGGGCTTCGCCGACACCAGCGACCAGGCGTCGGTCATGTATTACGCCCTGGGGACGGGCAACCAGACCCTGGACGCGACCGACCTGAGCGGGGCGACCACGCTGTATGGCGGGGCCACCAACCTGGCGCAACTGACCCAGGCCACGGCGGCTTTCGACACCGGTGCGTCCACCGCCACCCTGGTCGCCGCCAACGACGACACCCAAGCCACCCCCCTGCTGGCCGCCAACGGCCACTGA
- a CDS encoding MFS transporter, producing the protein MHPLRYGRFRYFWATRMASMLAHSAVVIALGWLVYDLARQTMDVRAAAFRLGLIGLAQFLPFLVLSPIAGVTADRHDRRRIVMLALAAQVAGIATVALLVESGRAALWMLYALAGFIAAARAFFIPAMNALTPRMVPAAVLPNAIALQSIAGRVGGILGPALGGMVFAVSPWGAFAGCAALLAVALFCQWRIGPVDQPTQGRAGKRLGMIVEGVRYVLSNRLLLGAISLDMFSVLLGGVTAMLPVFARDILHAGPQGLGLLRTAPSIGALAVGVWLSTVPMRRGVGLKMLLSVAVFGLATIVFGLSPSLPLSMGCLVVLGAADMISVNVRQSLIMITTPDDMRGRVGAVSTLFISASNELGEMESGSLAALIGPVGSVVVGGVCAIGIAAAWARLFPELRHARDFAPEKA; encoded by the coding sequence GTGCATCCGCTAAGATACGGCCGCTTCCGCTATTTCTGGGCGACGCGGATGGCCAGCATGCTGGCCCACAGCGCCGTCGTCATCGCGCTGGGCTGGCTGGTCTATGATCTGGCGCGCCAGACCATGGACGTGCGGGCCGCCGCCTTCCGCCTGGGCCTGATCGGCCTGGCGCAGTTCCTGCCCTTCCTGGTGCTGAGCCCCATCGCCGGCGTGACGGCGGACCGCCACGACCGCCGCCGCATCGTCATGCTGGCCCTGGCGGCCCAGGTCGCCGGCATCGCCACCGTCGCCCTGCTGGTGGAAAGCGGCCGGGCGGCCCTGTGGATGCTGTACGCCCTGGCCGGCTTCATCGCGGCGGCGCGGGCCTTCTTCATCCCGGCCATGAACGCGCTGACACCCCGCATGGTGCCGGCGGCGGTGTTGCCCAACGCCATCGCCCTGCAATCCATCGCCGGGCGGGTGGGCGGCATCCTGGGCCCGGCCCTGGGCGGCATGGTCTTCGCCGTGTCACCCTGGGGCGCCTTCGCGGGCTGCGCCGCCCTGCTGGCGGTGGCCCTTTTCTGCCAGTGGCGCATCGGCCCGGTCGACCAGCCCACCCAGGGCCGGGCGGGTAAGCGCCTGGGCATGATCGTGGAGGGTGTGCGTTACGTCCTGTCCAACCGGCTGCTGCTGGGCGCCATCAGCCTGGACATGTTCTCCGTCCTGCTGGGCGGGGTGACCGCCATGCTGCCGGTGTTCGCCCGCGACATCCTGCATGCCGGGCCCCAGGGCCTGGGCCTGTTGCGCACCGCCCCGTCCATCGGCGCGTTGGCGGTGGGCGTGTGGCTGTCCACCGTGCCCATGCGCCGCGGCGTGGGCCTCAAGATGCTGTTGTCCGTGGCGGTCTTCGGCCTGGCCACCATCGTCTTCGGCCTGTCGCCAAGCCTGCCCCTGTCCATGGGCTGCCTGGTGGTCCTGGGTGCTGCCGACATGATCTCCGTCAACGTGCGCCAGTCGCTGATCATGATCACCACGCCAGACGACATGCGTGGCCGGGTGGGTGCCGTCTCCACCCTGTTCATCTCCGCATCGAACGAGTTGGGGGAGATGGAATCCGGCAGCCTGGCGGCCCTGATCGGTCCCGTGGGGTCGGTGGTGGTGGGCGGCGTCTGCGCCATCGGCATCGCCGCCGCCTGGGCCCGGTTGTTTCCCGAGTTGCGCCATGCCCGCGATTTCGCGCCGGAGAAGGCCTAG
- a CDS encoding thiamine pyrophosphate-binding protein, producing the protein MTEPTGAEAAVRMLQAHGVKHVFGLCGDTSLPFYDALCSIDHGMQHILARDERCAAYMADAYARVTGKPGVCEGPSGGGATYILPGVVEANESSIALLSITSDIPIGGRGHYALTELDQKALFAPLTKWNAVADRVDQIPHLFRTAFRAMTTGRPGAAHIGLPYDLQKQALDPALIWAQGEHARFPALRQGPDPDAVTAAADAILKAKAPVFLCGGGVVISGAQGPLRQLAELLDAPVASTISGHGALPDSHPLAVGVVGTNGGTEETRAVLQGADLVIFVGCRAGSTSTEHGRVPGPGTAIVHIDCDPMVVGANYRYDAALVGDARLCLEALAREGAARIAARDSGIRTRLADLKAAKRARFEALAQSPDLPIRPERLVASLQRHLPEDGIIVADPGTPCPYFSGHFELRSSATRIITNRAQGALGYALSAAIGAWYGRPDAKVVAVMGDGSFGFTVGELETIVRKQVPLTMIVLSNASFGWIKASQKTGYGERYFSVDFDRTDHALVAQAYGIMSWTVRDPAELDGVVRKALAFDGPTLIDVIAQPLEQSAVPVSQWMG; encoded by the coding sequence ATGACTGAACCGACGGGCGCCGAAGCGGCGGTCCGCATGCTGCAAGCCCATGGCGTCAAACATGTTTTCGGACTGTGCGGCGACACCAGCCTGCCCTTCTACGACGCGCTGTGCAGCATTGACCACGGCATGCAGCACATCCTGGCCCGCGATGAACGCTGTGCGGCCTACATGGCCGACGCCTATGCCCGGGTGACGGGCAAGCCCGGCGTGTGCGAGGGGCCCAGCGGCGGCGGCGCCACCTACATCCTGCCGGGCGTGGTGGAGGCGAACGAGTCCTCCATCGCCCTGCTGTCCATCACGTCGGACATCCCCATTGGCGGGCGTGGGCATTACGCCCTGACGGAACTGGACCAGAAGGCGCTGTTCGCGCCTCTGACCAAGTGGAACGCCGTGGCCGACCGGGTGGACCAGATCCCCCACCTGTTCCGCACCGCCTTCCGCGCCATGACCACCGGCCGGCCGGGGGCCGCCCATATCGGCCTGCCCTATGATCTGCAGAAGCAGGCACTGGACCCCGCCCTGATCTGGGCGCAAGGCGAGCACGCCCGTTTCCCCGCCCTGCGCCAGGGGCCGGACCCCGATGCCGTGACGGCGGCGGCCGACGCCATCCTGAAGGCCAAGGCGCCCGTCTTCCTGTGTGGCGGCGGCGTCGTCATCTCCGGCGCGCAAGGGCCCTTGCGCCAGCTGGCCGAACTGCTGGACGCCCCCGTGGCCAGCACCATCAGCGGCCACGGCGCCCTGCCCGACAGCCATCCCCTGGCCGTGGGCGTGGTCGGCACCAACGGCGGCACGGAAGAGACCCGCGCCGTCCTCCAGGGCGCCGACCTGGTGATCTTCGTCGGCTGCCGCGCCGGATCGACCTCCACCGAGCACGGCCGGGTGCCAGGCCCCGGCACGGCCATCGTCCATATCGACTGCGACCCCATGGTGGTCGGCGCCAACTATCGCTATGACGCGGCGCTGGTCGGCGACGCGCGGCTGTGCCTGGAGGCGCTGGCGCGCGAGGGGGCGGCGCGGATCGCCGCGCGCGACAGCGGCATCAGGACCCGCCTGGCCGATTTGAAGGCGGCCAAGCGGGCGCGGTTCGAGGCGCTGGCCCAGTCGCCCGACCTGCCCATCCGGCCGGAGCGTCTGGTGGCCAGCCTGCAACGGCACCTACCGGAGGACGGTATCATCGTCGCCGACCCCGGCACGCCCTGCCCCTATTTCTCCGGCCATTTCGAACTGCGCAGCAGCGCCACCCGCATCATCACCAACCGCGCCCAAGGGGCCCTGGGTTACGCCCTGTCGGCCGCCATCGGCGCCTGGTACGGCCGGCCGGACGCCAAGGTCGTGGCCGTCATGGGCGACGGCAGCTTCGGCTTCACGGTGGGGGAGCTGGAGACCATCGTGCGCAAGCAGGTGCCGCTGACCATGATCGTGCTGTCCAACGCGTCCTTCGGCTGGATCAAGGCCAGCCAGAAGACGGGTTATGGCGAGCGCTATTTCTCCGTCGATTTCGACCGCACCGACCACGCCCTGGTGGCCCAGGCCTATGGCATCATGTCGTGGACGGTGCGCGACCCGGCGGAACTGGACGGCGTGGTGCGCAAGGCCCTGGCCTTCGACGGCCCCACCCTGATCGACGTCATCGCCCAGCCGCTGGAGCAATCCGCCGTCCCCGTCAGCCAGTGGATGGGCTGA